In Helianthus annuus cultivar XRQ/B chromosome 8, HanXRQr2.0-SUNRISE, whole genome shotgun sequence, a single genomic region encodes these proteins:
- the LOC110869428 gene encoding leucine-rich repeat extensin-like protein 5, which produces MPPRLRGRGKGPMRGGPSSAGPSHRRTPSASFSTSDSRDMWGQPFEPARHSVSLSSSPSFHLSFGPFAPNEPEHSHHSDQSHHSHESYPPHNSLQSHSFHHSESPYSPRQFNPADYVNDFLGYNPLVPEDHFSQEMEMDDDPDPEMQTGTPGHPISISSGSPFQGSPYRGPDSFQERMATYDWFFTPSYHSSPAQPPLDDPQLQAVSPPPLPVEEPPQPPPEPPRRRRNARMSVRGGPRFSSPRGSSSYPPIPEDPQMGGPSNAAPEADPPQASYAPPMPPVGFDNPIPTYPCSSGYNPYGDPSGYPLGYGTHDPYLTAAQYHHLYPSTYPPMPPTDYPIQGYQYPPYQPPPSQQLQQQQQTQEILERLDKVEHKTKKNKERHTSFMKGLANLIKGKKK; this is translated from the coding sequence ATGCCTCCAAGACTAAGAGGACGTGGCAAGGGTCCCATGCGTGGAGGACCGTCATCTGCTGGGCCATCGCACAGACGCACTCCATCGGCGTCTTTTTCCACCTCCGACTCCCGCGATATGTGGGGTCAACCTTTCGAGCCGGCAAGACACTCAGTCTCGCTTAGCTCTTCGCCATCTTTTCATCTGTCTTTCGGACCATTTGCTCCAAATGAGCCCGAACACTCTCACCATTCGGACCAATCTCACCATTCACATGAATCATACCCACCGCATAACTCTTTGCAATCTCATTCATTTCATCATTCCGAATCCCCCTACTCCCCAAGACAATTCAACCCAGCTGACTACGTTAACGACTTTCTCGGCTACAACCCGTTGGTCCCTGAGGACCATTTCTCTCAGGAAATGGAGATGGATGACGACCCCGACCCGGAGATGCAAACAGGAACCCCGGGCCACCCTATCAGCATATCTAGTGGGTCTCCATTTCAGGGATCTCCTTATCGTGGACCCGACTCCTTCCAAGAGAGGATGGCTACCTATGACTGGTTCTTTACCCCATCTTATCATAGCTCTCCGGCTCAACCACCTTTAGATGATCCTCAACTTCAAGctgtctcaccaccaccactcccggTAGAGGAGCCACCGCAACCACCTCCCGAGCCTCCGAGGCGAAGGAGGAACGCTCGCATGTCCGTTAGAGGAGGACCCCGTTTTAGTTCTCCTCGAGGGTCGAGTTCCTATCCCCCTATTCCAGAGGACCCTCAAATGGGTGGGCCCTCGAATGCGGCACCGGAGGCTGATCCTCCACAAGCTTCTTATGCACCACCTATGCCGCCTGTGGGATTTGATAACCCAATTCCGACATACCCATGTTCTTCCGGGTATAATCCTTATGGAGACCCGTCGGGATATCCATTGGGCTACGGAACTCATGACCCATATCTTACGGCTGCGCAGTATCACCACCTTTATCCTTCTACTTACCCTCCTATGCCTCCAACTGACTACCCAATTCAGGGTTATCAATATCCTCCATATCAACCACCTCCATCCCAGCAActacaacaacagcaacaaactCAGGAAATTTTAGAGAGGTTGGATAAGGTTGAGCATAAGACCAAGAAGAACAAGGAGAGGCATACTAGTTTCATGAAAGGCCTCGCCAACCTTATCAAGGGGAAGAAAAAGTAG